In one Streptomyces sp. T12 genomic region, the following are encoded:
- a CDS encoding MupA/Atu3671 family FMN-dependent luciferase-like monooxygenase translates to MTGLDGISAALDRDLAAMTELSQRIAEQMGTGPHVPQQHSPEPPRVHGPRVTVARTSGMVRDASPRSQQEHLDDLVRRYTARTPTSKRIAQRYRRVLADSRAVVGFRSGTKEMLYPLAGRRASGARLEDVDGNEYVDITMGFGVLLFGHEPDFVTEAVREHLSRGIQLGPRTIETGEAAELLAELTGLERVAFANSGTEANSAAIRLARAATGRDKIVTFLGAYHGHADNVLGRTSGSGPHQVTVPVSRGVPQAAVSDLLVLDYGSDTALETIARHADDIAAVVVEPVQSRHPSLQPVEFVRKLRELTRRHGIVLLFDEMLTGFRPAPRGAQELYGVTPDLATYGKLLGGGFPIGAIAGRADIMDGVDGGFWSYGDDSYPPADTTFFGGTYIQHPVSMVAARAVLTHLKEHSPHLQERLNARTAELATTLNGFFEAEEYPLRMSHFGSQFRFEHRADMELLYHHLMVRGVHVWEWRNFFLSTAHSDGDLEFVADAVRDSLRELRSAGFFPGGRPVTPAPQAAPPKAAPPRPAPAAQAPTPAPVASMAWNAAAVTESRARPASEAAARTTDFSVYFFGDYPQDASAPRHGQYELLMDIARFADRQGFHALWMPERHFHSFGGLFPNPAVLAAALSRETERIRLNAGSVVLPLHDPIRVAEEWSMVDNLSGGRVGIGVASGWSAKDFAFFPDRFGRHKELMYEQLEEVRKFWRGDAVRRRTGDGEAELRLFPRPVQDAPPLYTAVVGNPASYELAARHDLGVVTNLMTQTVEQLQENIALYRRTRALHGLDPDAGRVAVLLHTYLAEDHDTARTEAYEPLSRYMRASLSVFSGVTNSLGHSIDLSALSEDDLETVFRRAYGRYCDQRALIGTVDSVRPVVDAVTGAGADEIVALVDFGLAPDELRAGLPRLDALRRHYRGTVTSTPDDAPLSPGQERIWFLERLLPGRTAYNEVKAIRLDGPLDVPALHAALRGLVARHEGLRTVFRETEGEPRQVVQVSAEPDFEIVDGPLQEVLAAESARRFDLAQGPLFVTRLVKLGEAEYVLVLSLHHIVVDAASATVLARDLSVLYRSERDGTAPELPALTWSYADHAREQAAAANSPEADEDLAYWRRTLGGDLPALALPTDRPRPATMTSDGRAVFHTLDPELSRRLRELSRARRSTLFMTLLAGYAAMLHRVTGQTDIVVGTPISDRPERAEHLLGFFVNTLALRLDLSGDPEFGTLLDRVRTVALDAYDHARVPFETVVRELAPPRAVDRTPVFQAFAEYQRAEPFRFDLPGIEATPLDAGPDKSLTDLTVYFTDQPHGIRCHLEYNTDLFDEDTVDRFFATFRDLLAAAVDAPEAPLSRFAPAAVDTAADGAPVPLSWQHGPSRPRTDTTVHDLVARQAAALPDHTAVISGDTRLTYRQLDGRAEQLAAALRELQPIRGEVALWLPRSADLVVAMLAALKAGRAYVPLDPSLGRARAEQVIAECGARIVVSTPDDAAALRLPAGVTVVRPDATARHSPRTASATDHQSPCCVLYTSGSTGTPKGVVVTHRGVVDLCAWHHRRFAFTPADRAAVVCSQSFDASLLEIWPALTAGASVTIAGEELRRDPLALARWYGEQDVTFSILPTALGEQLLRLSAGDQPPLRHLLLGGDVLRTRPRPEARYETVNVYGPTEVTVLCTTQTVSSQSPDPARPIAIGRPVDNVRLSVLDESGSPVPVGTVGELYVGGPGVTRGYLHRPELTAERFLPDPAGGPDAQRYRTGDLVRWSAEGTLEFCGRADDQVKIRGFRVEPEEVSRVLNALDGVREAAVLARRNDRGEAYLAACAVPADPIGAAADDRQAYADLLAEELAARLPEYLVPRAWRILPALPVTDNGKLDRSALPAPDLVTSAPGRRPGADARHAAEGNRTDVERRVRQLWAAEFGVEADGIAADASFFELGGHSITAMRLVNQVREEFGTEYPMLRFYQEPTLQAMTAQLASTAGEMTASAASEADDGPGTVERRAPATAQQARFAAVHADHLLPQVFNVALRITLSGDLDVASLGTALTRLVERHEGLRTRLARSGEGWEQQVLRPRPVELAAEDLTALPAQERQAALEQASAEAAETPLDPTDATPVALRLLRTGESDWVLLLVLHHSACDGWSVSLLLKELAALYGSAVTGEPPTLPPVQCQPVAYARWQQEQPDGAADERNLKFWLRELDGVPFTVDLPLDRPRPKSASGRGGAVMFTVPAEVRAGVERLARQRGTTPFVVTAAALGRMLARKSEQPDVVFNISYANRERREFESLLACTVTGFALRVRDAAAGSFAALTDRVARTAVECMDHALPVRRIAPALRERTGVDVPDRLDVGFAYQSTLDAEVELPGLTTAVEDLAPAAARTELSFGLVPAGDELKGFVEYSADLWDRTTIEGWTRDYVDLLREEVDLALDS, encoded by the coding sequence GCGCTACCGCCGTGTCCTGGCCGACAGCCGTGCCGTCGTCGGATTCCGCAGCGGCACCAAGGAGATGCTGTATCCCCTCGCGGGCCGCAGGGCGAGCGGGGCACGGCTGGAGGACGTGGACGGCAACGAGTACGTCGACATCACGATGGGCTTCGGCGTCCTCCTCTTCGGCCACGAACCGGACTTCGTCACCGAGGCCGTGCGCGAGCACCTGTCCCGCGGCATCCAGCTCGGCCCGCGCACCATCGAGACCGGCGAGGCGGCGGAGCTGCTCGCCGAGCTGACCGGTCTGGAGCGGGTGGCGTTCGCCAACTCCGGTACGGAGGCGAACTCCGCGGCCATCCGCCTCGCCCGCGCCGCCACGGGCCGCGACAAGATCGTCACCTTCCTGGGCGCGTACCACGGCCACGCCGACAACGTCCTCGGCCGCACCTCCGGCAGCGGCCCCCACCAGGTCACCGTGCCCGTCTCCCGGGGCGTCCCGCAGGCCGCCGTGTCCGATCTGCTGGTCCTCGACTACGGCAGCGACACCGCACTGGAGACGATCGCACGGCACGCCGACGACATCGCCGCGGTCGTGGTGGAGCCGGTGCAGAGCAGACACCCCTCGCTCCAACCGGTCGAGTTCGTACGGAAGCTGCGCGAACTCACCCGTCGCCACGGCATCGTGCTGCTCTTCGACGAGATGCTGACAGGCTTCCGCCCCGCCCCGCGCGGCGCACAGGAGCTGTACGGCGTCACACCGGACCTCGCCACCTACGGCAAACTCCTCGGCGGTGGCTTCCCCATCGGCGCCATCGCCGGCCGCGCCGACATCATGGACGGCGTCGACGGCGGCTTCTGGTCCTACGGCGACGACAGCTACCCGCCCGCCGACACCACCTTCTTCGGCGGTACGTACATCCAGCACCCGGTGTCGATGGTCGCCGCGCGCGCCGTACTGACCCACCTCAAGGAGCACAGCCCCCACCTGCAGGAGCGCCTCAACGCGCGTACCGCCGAACTGGCGACGACGCTCAACGGCTTCTTCGAGGCCGAGGAGTACCCGCTGCGGATGAGCCACTTCGGCTCCCAGTTCCGCTTCGAGCACCGCGCCGACATGGAGCTCCTCTACCACCATCTGATGGTGCGCGGCGTGCACGTCTGGGAGTGGCGCAACTTCTTCCTGTCCACCGCCCACTCGGACGGCGACCTGGAGTTCGTGGCGGACGCCGTACGGGATTCGCTGCGCGAGCTGCGGTCGGCGGGCTTCTTTCCGGGCGGGCGGCCGGTGACGCCGGCACCGCAGGCCGCGCCACCCAAGGCCGCGCCACCGAGGCCGGCACCGGCTGCACAAGCGCCGACGCCGGCCCCGGTCGCCTCCATGGCCTGGAACGCCGCCGCCGTCACCGAATCCCGGGCGCGACCCGCGAGTGAAGCCGCCGCGCGCACCACCGACTTCAGTGTCTACTTCTTCGGCGACTACCCCCAGGACGCCTCCGCACCGCGCCACGGCCAGTACGAACTCCTCATGGACATCGCCCGGTTCGCCGACCGGCAGGGCTTCCATGCGCTGTGGATGCCCGAGCGCCACTTCCACTCCTTCGGCGGCCTCTTCCCCAACCCGGCGGTGCTCGCCGCCGCGCTGTCCCGCGAGACCGAGCGCATCCGGCTCAACGCCGGCTCCGTCGTCCTGCCGCTCCACGACCCGATCCGGGTCGCCGAGGAGTGGTCGATGGTCGACAACCTCTCCGGCGGGCGCGTCGGCATCGGCGTCGCCAGTGGCTGGAGCGCCAAGGACTTCGCCTTCTTCCCCGACCGTTTCGGCCGGCACAAGGAGCTGATGTACGAACAGCTGGAGGAGGTACGGAAGTTCTGGCGCGGGGACGCCGTGCGCCGCAGGACCGGTGACGGCGAGGCCGAGCTACGGCTCTTCCCGCGACCGGTGCAGGACGCTCCGCCCCTCTACACCGCTGTGGTCGGCAACCCCGCCTCGTACGAACTCGCCGCCCGCCACGACCTGGGCGTCGTCACCAACCTGATGACCCAGACCGTCGAACAGCTCCAGGAGAACATCGCCCTTTACCGACGCACACGGGCCCTGCACGGCCTGGACCCGGACGCCGGACGGGTCGCCGTCCTGCTGCACACCTACCTCGCGGAGGACCACGACACCGCGCGGACCGAGGCGTACGAACCGCTGTCCCGCTATATGCGCGCCTCCCTCTCCGTGTTCAGCGGCGTCACCAACAGCCTCGGGCACAGCATCGACCTGTCCGCCCTGAGCGAGGACGACCTGGAGACGGTGTTCCGGCGTGCCTACGGCCGCTACTGCGACCAGCGTGCCCTGATCGGCACGGTGGACAGCGTGCGCCCGGTGGTGGACGCGGTGACCGGGGCCGGTGCCGACGAGATCGTGGCGCTCGTCGACTTCGGTCTCGCACCGGACGAACTGCGCGCGGGGCTCCCGCGCCTGGACGCGCTGCGCCGCCACTACCGTGGGACGGTCACCTCCACTCCCGATGACGCGCCGTTGTCGCCCGGCCAGGAACGTATCTGGTTCCTGGAGCGCCTCCTTCCCGGACGTACCGCCTACAACGAGGTCAAGGCGATCCGCCTCGACGGCCCTCTCGACGTACCCGCTCTGCACGCGGCACTGCGCGGCCTCGTCGCCCGTCATGAGGGGCTGCGTACCGTCTTCCGCGAGACCGAGGGCGAGCCCCGGCAGGTCGTGCAGGTGTCCGCCGAGCCCGACTTCGAGATCGTGGACGGCCCGCTCCAGGAGGTACTGGCCGCCGAGAGCGCACGCCGCTTCGACCTGGCGCAAGGCCCGCTGTTCGTCACCCGACTGGTCAAGCTGGGCGAGGCCGAGTACGTCCTCGTGCTGTCCCTGCACCACATCGTGGTCGACGCGGCCTCCGCCACCGTCCTCGCCCGTGACCTCTCCGTGCTCTACCGAAGCGAACGCGACGGAACCGCCCCCGAACTCCCCGCCCTCACCTGGAGCTACGCCGACCACGCCCGGGAACAGGCGGCGGCCGCGAACAGCCCCGAGGCCGACGAGGACCTGGCCTACTGGCGCCGCACCCTCGGCGGCGACCTGCCCGCCCTCGCCCTTCCCACCGACCGGCCGCGCCCGGCGACGATGACCTCCGACGGCCGGGCCGTCTTCCACACCCTCGACCCGGAACTCTCCCGGCGCCTGCGCGAGTTGAGCCGCGCCCGCCGCAGCACCCTGTTCATGACCCTGCTCGCCGGGTACGCGGCGATGCTGCACCGGGTCACCGGGCAGACGGACATCGTCGTCGGCACCCCGATCTCGGACCGGCCCGAGCGGGCCGAGCACCTGCTCGGGTTCTTCGTGAACACGCTCGCGCTGCGCCTCGACCTGTCCGGCGATCCCGAGTTCGGCACGCTGCTGGACCGGGTGCGCACGGTCGCCCTCGACGCGTACGACCACGCGCGGGTGCCCTTCGAGACGGTGGTGCGTGAACTCGCGCCGCCCAGGGCGGTCGACCGGACACCGGTGTTCCAGGCGTTCGCCGAGTACCAGCGGGCGGAACCGTTCCGCTTCGACCTGCCCGGCATCGAGGCCACACCGCTGGACGCGGGACCGGACAAGTCCCTGACGGATCTCACCGTCTACTTCACCGACCAGCCGCACGGCATCCGCTGCCATCTGGAGTACAACACCGACCTGTTCGACGAGGACACCGTCGACCGGTTCTTCGCCACCTTCCGGGACCTGCTCGCGGCAGCGGTCGACGCACCCGAGGCACCGCTGTCCCGGTTCGCCCCGGCAGCCGTCGACACCGCAGCCGACGGGGCCCCTGTACCGCTGTCCTGGCAGCACGGCCCGTCCCGCCCGCGCACGGACACCACCGTCCACGACCTCGTCGCCCGGCAGGCGGCCGCGCTGCCGGACCACACGGCTGTGATCAGCGGCGACACGAGGCTGACGTACCGTCAACTGGACGGCCGCGCCGAGCAGTTGGCCGCGGCTCTGCGGGAGCTGCAGCCCATCCGCGGTGAGGTGGCCCTGTGGCTGCCCCGCTCCGCCGACCTCGTCGTCGCCATGCTCGCCGCGCTCAAAGCGGGCCGCGCCTACGTGCCGCTCGATCCGTCCCTCGGCCGGGCGCGCGCCGAGCAGGTCATCGCCGAGTGCGGGGCCCGCATCGTGGTGTCGACGCCCGACGATGCGGCCGCTTTGAGGCTGCCGGCGGGAGTGACGGTCGTACGGCCCGACGCGACGGCGCGACACTCACCGCGCACCGCGTCCGCCACCGACCACCAGTCCCCGTGCTGCGTCCTCTACACCTCGGGCAGCACCGGCACCCCCAAGGGCGTCGTGGTCACGCACCGCGGCGTCGTCGACCTGTGCGCGTGGCACCACCGGCGCTTCGCCTTCACACCGGCCGACCGCGCTGCCGTCGTGTGCAGCCAGAGCTTCGACGCCTCGCTCCTGGAGATCTGGCCCGCGCTGACCGCGGGAGCATCGGTCACGATCGCCGGCGAGGAGCTCCGCAGGGATCCGCTCGCCCTGGCCCGGTGGTACGGGGAGCAGGACGTCACCTTCTCCATCCTCCCCACCGCCCTGGGAGAACAACTGCTGCGCCTGTCGGCGGGCGACCAGCCGCCGCTGCGCCACCTGCTGCTCGGCGGAGACGTGCTGCGCACCCGGCCGCGCCCCGAGGCGCGGTACGAGACGGTGAACGTGTACGGGCCCACCGAGGTCACCGTCCTGTGCACCACCCAGACCGTGTCCTCGCAGAGCCCGGACCCCGCCCGCCCCATCGCGATCGGACGCCCGGTCGACAACGTACGGCTGAGCGTGCTCGACGAGTCCGGCAGCCCCGTGCCCGTCGGCACGGTGGGGGAGTTGTACGTCGGCGGCCCGGGCGTGACCCGCGGCTATCTGCACCGCCCCGAACTCACCGCGGAGCGCTTCCTGCCGGACCCGGCCGGCGGTCCGGACGCCCAGAGGTACCGCACCGGCGATCTGGTCCGCTGGAGTGCCGAGGGGACGTTGGAGTTCTGCGGCCGGGCCGACGACCAGGTGAAGATCCGGGGCTTCCGGGTCGAGCCGGAGGAGGTCTCCCGCGTGCTCAACGCCCTGGACGGCGTGCGCGAAGCGGCCGTGCTGGCCCGCCGCAACGACCGCGGCGAGGCGTACCTCGCGGCCTGTGCCGTCCCCGCCGACCCGATCGGCGCGGCGGCCGACGACCGGCAGGCGTACGCCGATCTCCTGGCCGAGGAACTGGCGGCCAGGCTCCCGGAGTACCTCGTGCCGCGCGCCTGGCGGATCCTGCCCGCCCTGCCCGTGACGGACAACGGCAAGCTGGACCGCTCCGCGCTGCCGGCACCCGACCTCGTCACCTCGGCACCCGGCCGCAGACCGGGCGCCGACGCCCGGCACGCGGCGGAAGGCAACCGCACAGACGTCGAGCGACGGGTACGGCAGCTGTGGGCGGCCGAGTTCGGCGTCGAGGCCGACGGCATCGCGGCCGACGCCTCCTTCTTCGAGCTGGGCGGTCACTCGATCACCGCGATGCGGCTGGTCAACCAGGTCCGGGAGGAATTCGGCACCGAGTACCCGATGCTCCGCTTCTACCAGGAGCCGACGCTGCAGGCCATGACGGCCCAACTGGCGTCGACGGCGGGTGAGATGACGGCCAGTGCGGCCTCCGAGGCCGACGACGGACCCGGCACGGTGGAGCGCCGGGCGCCCGCCACCGCGCAGCAGGCCCGCTTCGCCGCGGTGCACGCCGACCACCTCCTGCCCCAGGTCTTCAACGTCGCCCTGCGGATCACCCTCTCCGGTGACCTGGACGTGGCCTCCCTGGGCACCGCCCTGACCCGGCTCGTCGAGCGGCACGAGGGACTGCGGACCCGCCTGGCCCGCAGCGGGGAGGGCTGGGAACAGCAGGTGCTGCGGCCCCGTCCGGTGGAGCTGGCGGCCGAGGATCTCACCGCCCTGCCCGCGCAGGAGCGGCAGGCCGCCCTGGAACAAGCCAGTGCGGAGGCCGCCGAGACACCGCTCGACCCCACCGACGCGACCCCGGTGGCGCTGCGCCTGCTGCGCACCGGCGAGAGCGACTGGGTCCTGCTCCTCGTCCTGCACCACTCCGCCTGCGACGGATGGTCCGTCAGCCTGCTGCTCAAGGAGCTGGCAGCGCTCTACGGCTCCGCCGTCACGGGCGAACCCCCCACCCTGCCACCCGTGCAGTGCCAGCCCGTGGCGTACGCGCGATGGCAGCAGGAGCAGCCCGACGGGGCGGCCGACGAGCGGAACCTCAAGTTCTGGCTGCGCGAGCTGGACGGCGTGCCGTTCACGGTGGACCTGCCGCTGGACCGGCCCCGGCCGAAGAGCGCGAGCGGACGGGGCGGCGCCGTGATGTTCACGGTGCCGGCCGAGGTGCGGGCCGGCGTCGAGCGACTGGCACGACAGCGGGGCACGACGCCCTTCGTGGTCACGGCCGCGGCCCTGGGCCGCATGCTCGCCCGGAAGTCCGAGCAGCCGGACGTCGTGTTCAACATCTCCTACGCCAACCGCGAGCGCCGGGAGTTCGAATCCCTGCTGGCCTGCACCGTCACCGGCTTCGCGCTGCGCGTGCGGGACGCGGCGGCCGGTTCCTTCGCCGCCCTGACGGACCGCGTCGCCCGTACCGCGGTGGAGTGCATGGACCACGCCCTGCCGGTGCGCCGGATCGCCCCCGCGTTGCGGGAGCGCACGGGCGTCGACGTACCGGACCGGCTGGACGTCGGCTTCGCCTACCAGAGCACGCTGGACGCGGAGGTCGAACTGCCCGGGCTGACCACGGCCGTCGAGGACCTCGCCCCCGCCGCGGCCCGGACGGAGCTCAGCTTCGGCCTGGTCCCGGCCGGGGACGAACTGAAGGGCTTCGTGGAGTACTCGGCCGACCTGTGGGACCGCACCACGATCGAGGGCTGGACCCGTGACTACGTCGACCTCCTGCGCGAGGAGGTCGACCTGGCCCTCGACAGCTGA